The Haloarchaeobius amylolyticus genome window below encodes:
- a CDS encoding twin-arginine translocase subunit TatC, protein MSSVVGEDTARTINQGRESLGVLLRTAQKHLQKVFIVFLIGLLGTIYALRLFIWDFLRANTQQRMSANVAEQVDVIARTPFDVILLQVKIGLVVGIVMALPVLLYYARDSLAQRGVKPRVPLSRFQIGGFISLGIFLFTLGVIYAYAVFFPFMFQFLATNAVNASIKPSYDITMWTQFIVLLTFSFGLAAQLPLAMSALSYAEIVPYEQWRDKWRYAFVAIFVFGAVFSPPDPFTQIMWALPLISLYVLSLGFSKVVTNLHRAGENSPSGGSNLLRTRIYQLLAIVGLTSIATFVAVEAGGLETVNRQVVSQFPGWVPIGPLSVEGLTPFTGLAGQVLVAIEAGLIVGTLILVAYTVVVLRQPTVPRGGTRMGDPTSIDLDTLDAAGVRAAPMEVFMELSEDKALKHARAAMDEDDSEKAQAILDRFDDAQEVKEMQEAAESGDQPQSLADPSSMGDGVAPEQAEEEGNVLSRTAAGVLNPFTEEETTEEDIGGYYYDFAFILQSLTSKFFRIIALFMIVLVGSFGWLYGGGLGEIKRNFISRVPPAIRGDPAAVGFEEFFVAGQPLTDAMTVMPGVPEAAGTGPTNPGAVVGAHPYEQIVTAMGGPSEVGLIVALHPVEALIFEVKVSTLLAAVTVLPLVLYYAWPAMKERGLVKSGNNNTFLVWGVALFVGFVIGSILGFFVVAPTIISYLVSDAIQADIIISYRLQSFFWLIFFTTAGIGIFIDIPITMLLFHRGRIVRYEQMREYWRPVILGIFALAAVFTPSGVLTMLILAIPIALAYGLGLLLLGLLTFPWRARGGGGGSKPEEPEPESV, encoded by the coding sequence ATGAGCTCCGTGGTCGGAGAGGACACTGCGCGCACCATCAACCAGGGGCGTGAGAGCCTCGGCGTGTTGTTGCGCACCGCGCAGAAGCACCTCCAGAAGGTATTCATCGTCTTCCTGATCGGGTTGCTCGGCACCATCTACGCGTTGCGGCTGTTCATCTGGGACTTCCTGCGCGCGAACACCCAGCAGCGCATGTCGGCGAACGTCGCCGAGCAGGTCGACGTCATCGCCAGGACACCGTTCGACGTCATCCTGTTGCAGGTGAAGATCGGTCTCGTCGTCGGCATCGTCATGGCGCTCCCCGTGCTGTTGTACTACGCCCGCGACTCGCTGGCACAGCGCGGCGTCAAGCCGAGGGTGCCACTCTCGCGCTTCCAGATCGGCGGGTTCATCTCGCTCGGTATCTTCCTCTTCACGCTCGGTGTCATCTACGCGTACGCGGTCTTCTTCCCGTTCATGTTCCAGTTCCTGGCGACCAACGCCGTGAACGCGTCCATCAAACCCAGCTACGACATCACGATGTGGACGCAGTTCATCGTCCTCCTGACCTTCTCGTTCGGGCTGGCCGCCCAGTTGCCCCTCGCGATGTCGGCGCTCTCGTACGCCGAGATCGTCCCCTACGAGCAGTGGCGCGACAAGTGGCGGTACGCCTTCGTCGCTATCTTCGTCTTCGGGGCCGTCTTCTCCCCGCCGGACCCCTTCACCCAGATCATGTGGGCGCTCCCGCTGATCTCGCTGTACGTCCTGAGCCTCGGGTTCTCGAAGGTCGTCACCAACCTCCACCGCGCCGGCGAGAACTCGCCCTCCGGCGGCAGCAACCTGCTGCGCACCCGCATCTACCAGCTGCTCGCCATCGTCGGCCTGACCAGCATCGCGACGTTCGTCGCGGTCGAGGCCGGCGGCCTGGAGACGGTCAACCGGCAGGTCGTCTCGCAGTTCCCCGGCTGGGTGCCAATCGGCCCGCTGTCGGTCGAGGGCCTCACCCCGTTCACCGGACTCGCCGGACAGGTGCTCGTCGCCATCGAGGCCGGCCTCATCGTCGGGACGCTCATCCTCGTCGCCTACACGGTCGTCGTGCTCCGGCAGCCGACGGTGCCCCGCGGCGGCACGCGGATGGGCGACCCGACGAGCATCGACCTCGACACCCTCGACGCGGCCGGCGTGCGGGCGGCGCCGATGGAGGTCTTCATGGAGCTCTCCGAGGACAAGGCGCTCAAGCACGCCCGCGCGGCGATGGACGAGGACGACTCCGAGAAGGCACAGGCCATCCTCGACCGCTTCGACGACGCCCAGGAGGTCAAGGAGATGCAGGAGGCCGCCGAGTCGGGCGACCAGCCGCAGTCGCTGGCCGACCCGTCCTCGATGGGCGACGGCGTGGCCCCCGAACAGGCCGAGGAGGAGGGTAACGTCCTCTCGCGGACCGCGGCCGGCGTCCTCAACCCCTTCACGGAGGAGGAGACGACCGAGGAGGACATCGGCGGCTACTACTACGACTTCGCGTTCATCCTGCAGTCGCTCACCTCGAAGTTCTTCCGCATCATCGCGCTGTTCATGATCGTGCTGGTCGGCTCGTTCGGCTGGCTCTACGGCGGCGGCCTCGGCGAGATCAAGCGGAACTTCATCTCGCGGGTCCCGCCGGCCATCCGTGGCGACCCCGCCGCGGTCGGCTTCGAGGAGTTCTTCGTCGCGGGCCAGCCCCTCACCGACGCCATGACGGTCATGCCCGGCGTCCCCGAGGCGGCCGGCACCGGCCCGACGAACCCTGGCGCGGTCGTGGGCGCACACCCCTACGAGCAGATCGTCACCGCGATGGGTGGCCCGAGCGAGGTCGGCCTCATCGTCGCGCTCCACCCCGTCGAGGCGCTCATCTTCGAGGTGAAGGTGAGTACCCTGCTGGCGGCCGTGACGGTGCTCCCGCTGGTGCTGTACTACGCGTGGCCCGCGATGAAAGAGCGCGGCCTCGTCAAGAGCGGGAACAACAACACGTTCCTCGTCTGGGGCGTCGCCCTGTTCGTCGGCTTCGTCATCGGGAGCATCCTCGGGTTCTTCGTGGTCGCCCCGACCATCATCTCCTACCTCGTCTCCGACGCCATCCAGGCCGACATCATCATCTCCTACCGCCTGCAGAGCTTCTTCTGGCTCATCTTCTTCACCACGGCGGGCATCGGCATCTTCATCGACATCCCCATCACGATGCTGCTGTTCCACCGCGGCCGCATCGTCCGGTACGAGCAGATGCGGGAGTACTGGCGGCCGGTCATCCTCGGTATCTTCGCCCTCGCGGCGGTCTTCACGCCCTCCGGTGTGCTGACGATGCTCATCCTCGCCATCCCCATCGCGCTCGCCTACGGGCTGGGCCTCCTGTTGCTCGGCCTGCTGACGTTCCCGTGGCGGGCCCGGGGCGGTGGCGGCGGCTCGAAGCCCGAGGAACCGGAGCCAGAATCGGTGTAG
- a CDS encoding CPBP family intramembrane glutamic endopeptidase, translated as MDTVRTRRQVGATIAGAGVAVAGVLASALATIPVVALLALDAGDLTLPVYALLFVVGYTGLTLVGVAYLTLTGRGWGFVDLKPLDRESLKAIAGYTALAVAFVLVVGVLTTVTSLETSENVNLAPGLAGNTDYLLLLVLVALLVNGPAEEFLFRNVIQKSLYRVFSRRGANVVTSVIFALVHIPAFWTTNLGALGLSLLTIFVGSLVFGAAYAKTESLTVVALVHGLFNAVQISLLYLLLTFG; from the coding sequence ATGGATACCGTCCGGACACGTCGGCAGGTTGGGGCGACCATCGCCGGCGCGGGGGTCGCGGTCGCGGGCGTCCTCGCCTCGGCGCTGGCGACGATTCCCGTCGTCGCACTGCTCGCCCTCGACGCGGGCGACCTGACGCTGCCCGTCTACGCGCTGCTGTTCGTCGTCGGGTACACCGGGCTGACGCTGGTCGGGGTCGCCTACCTGACCCTGACGGGCCGCGGCTGGGGATTCGTCGACCTGAAACCGCTCGACCGCGAGAGCCTGAAGGCCATCGCGGGCTACACCGCGCTCGCGGTCGCCTTCGTCCTCGTGGTCGGCGTGCTCACGACGGTCACGAGCCTGGAGACCAGCGAGAACGTCAACCTCGCGCCCGGGCTGGCGGGCAACACCGACTACCTGCTCCTGCTCGTCCTCGTCGCCCTGCTGGTCAACGGCCCCGCCGAGGAGTTCCTCTTCCGCAACGTCATCCAGAAGTCGCTCTACCGCGTCTTCTCCCGCCGCGGCGCCAACGTCGTCACCAGCGTCATCTTCGCGCTGGTCCACATCCCCGCGTTCTGGACGACGAACCTCGGTGCACTCGGGCTGTCGCTGCTGACCATCTTCGTCGGCTCGCTCGTGTTCGGTGCGGCCTACGCGAAGACCGAGAGCCTGACCGTCGTCGCGCTGGTCCACGGGCTGTTCAACGCGGTCCAGATCTCGCTGCTGTACCTGCTGTTGACGTTCGGATAG
- a CDS encoding histidine phosphatase family protein: MTSDAATVVLARHGRTVWNHERRIQGWAPAPLDETGREQARALGAHLAETYDVTRLVASDLRRTKETARLVNHALDVDVTFSRDWRERDFGVYQGMGYEALFEGYPEFAVGETGIAAAETEPEGGETLLEARDRVLTGWQAVVDSLSPDETVVVVTHGGPLYVLLGYLQDRDLVTALTEHSQDNCAVTEVRVDGGDPTVVREGDVGYREA; the protein is encoded by the coding sequence ATGACGAGCGACGCTGCGACGGTGGTCCTCGCGCGCCACGGCCGGACGGTGTGGAACCACGAGCGCCGCATCCAGGGGTGGGCACCCGCGCCGCTGGACGAGACGGGTCGCGAGCAGGCCCGGGCCCTCGGCGCCCACCTCGCCGAGACGTACGACGTGACCCGGCTGGTCGCCTCCGACCTCCGACGGACGAAGGAGACGGCGCGGCTGGTGAACCACGCCCTCGACGTGGACGTGACCTTCAGCCGGGACTGGCGCGAGCGCGACTTCGGCGTCTACCAGGGCATGGGCTACGAGGCGCTGTTCGAGGGCTACCCGGAGTTCGCGGTCGGCGAGACGGGCATCGCGGCCGCCGAGACCGAACCCGAGGGCGGCGAGACGCTGCTCGAGGCGCGCGACCGCGTCCTCACCGGCTGGCAGGCGGTCGTGGACTCGCTCTCGCCGGACGAGACGGTCGTCGTGGTGACCCACGGCGGACCACTGTACGTGCTGCTCGGATACCTCCAGGACCGTGACCTCGTGACCGCCCTCACCGAGCACAGCCAGGACAACTGCGCCGTCACGGAGGTTCGGGTCGACGGCGGGGACCCGACGGTCGTCCGGGAGGGCGACGTGGGGTACCGGGAAGCGTAA
- a CDS encoding Lrp/AsnC family transcriptional regulator: MELDETDIEILTQLDEHGEVDATELAETLGISTSTVYYRIETYRENGLFEGRVAELDPQELGFELTAITRIQSEYGQEYGDVGERLADISGVQQVYQMLGEVSFLVISQVRGHDDLQQLIDRIIDMDGVVDSSTNVVLRTVKQESRLLVNYDDESLQALLD, from the coding sequence ATGGAGCTTGACGAAACCGACATCGAGATTCTCACCCAGCTCGACGAACACGGAGAGGTAGACGCGACCGAACTCGCCGAGACCCTCGGCATCAGCACGTCGACGGTGTACTACCGCATCGAGACCTACCGCGAGAACGGCCTGTTCGAGGGCCGGGTCGCAGAACTCGACCCCCAGGAACTCGGGTTCGAGCTGACCGCCATCACGCGCATCCAGAGCGAGTACGGCCAGGAGTACGGCGACGTCGGCGAGCGACTCGCGGACATCTCCGGCGTCCAGCAGGTGTACCAGATGCTCGGCGAGGTCTCGTTCCTGGTCATCTCGCAGGTCCGCGGTCACGACGACCTCCAGCAACTCATCGACCGCATCATCGACATGGACGGCGTCGTCGACTCCTCGACGAACGTCGTCCTCCGGACGGTCAAACAGGAGTCACGCCTGCTCGTCAACTACGACGACGAGTCGCTGCAGGCGCTCCTCGACTGA
- a CDS encoding ABC transporter ATP-binding protein, giving the protein MSPSDEQALVELSDIRKEYGSVTAVDGIDLTIRQGEFFSLVGPSGCGKTTTLRMISGFETPTAGSLRLNGMDMRSIPPEERDSNLVFQHLSLFPHMTVGENVAYGLKKAGVEKQDRMQKAQEYLELVDLEGFADRDPGELSGGQQQRVALARALVNEPAVLLLDEPLSSLDRKLRKQMQVELRKLHEKTQGAFFYVTHDQEVAMTLSDRIAVLNEGQIEQVGRPEEIYRDPASPFVADFIGDTNLLDGHARSNGDGSMVSVGEGGSFSFHTDEEVDGEVTVSIRPEDISLGDPDGSAFTGEIVERYFQGDQTNYVVDPESAGLSEVRVVMQGRETPVERGDTAHFELVDDGPVVFE; this is encoded by the coding sequence ATGTCACCGAGTGACGAACAGGCGCTCGTCGAACTCTCCGACATCCGCAAGGAGTACGGGTCGGTCACCGCCGTCGACGGCATCGACCTCACCATCCGACAGGGCGAGTTCTTCTCGCTGGTCGGCCCATCGGGGTGTGGCAAGACGACCACCCTGCGCATGATAAGTGGCTTCGAGACACCGACCGCAGGCAGCCTCCGGCTCAACGGGATGGACATGCGGAGCATCCCTCCGGAGGAACGCGACTCGAACCTGGTGTTCCAGCACCTCTCGTTGTTCCCCCACATGACCGTCGGCGAGAACGTCGCCTACGGGCTGAAGAAGGCGGGCGTCGAGAAGCAAGACCGGATGCAGAAGGCCCAGGAGTACCTCGAACTCGTCGACCTCGAAGGGTTCGCAGACCGCGACCCCGGCGAACTCTCCGGCGGCCAACAACAGCGTGTCGCGCTCGCGCGTGCGCTGGTCAACGAACCCGCGGTCCTCCTGCTCGACGAGCCACTGTCGAGTCTCGACCGCAAACTGCGCAAACAGATGCAGGTCGAGTTGCGAAAGCTCCACGAGAAGACCCAGGGCGCGTTCTTCTACGTGACCCACGACCAGGAGGTCGCGATGACCCTCTCCGACCGTATCGCCGTCCTGAACGAGGGGCAGATCGAACAGGTCGGTCGACCCGAGGAGATCTACCGCGACCCCGCCTCCCCGTTCGTCGCGGACTTCATCGGTGACACCAACCTCCTCGACGGCCACGCACGGTCGAACGGCGACGGCTCGATGGTCTCCGTCGGCGAGGGTGGCAGTTTCAGTTTCCACACCGACGAGGAGGTCGACGGCGAGGTGACGGTCTCCATCAGGCCGGAGGATATTTCCTTGGGCGACCCTGACGGTAGCGCGTTCACCGGGGAGATCGTCGAGCGGTACTTCCAGGGCGACCAGACGAACTACGTGGTCGACCCTGAATCAGCCGGCCTCTCGGAGGTTCGCGTGGTCATGCAGGGTCGAGAGACGCCGGTCGAGCGCGGTGACACCGCCCACTTCGAACTGGTCGACGACGGTCCGGTGGTGTTCGAGTGA
- a CDS encoding DUF1059 domain-containing protein has product MVHEFSCSVEDCHFTIHSDNDDEIVSMVRKHAQDVHGMSMNAGQIKSNIKKLQS; this is encoded by the coding sequence ATGGTACACGAGTTCAGCTGTAGCGTCGAGGACTGTCACTTCACCATCCACTCCGACAACGACGACGAGATCGTCTCGATGGTCCGCAAGCACGCACAGGACGTCCACGGCATGAGCATGAACGCCGGCCAGATCAAGAGCAACATCAAGAAACTCCAGTCCTGA
- a CDS encoding ABC transporter substrate-binding protein codes for MLGLAGCVGGLTGGSGTTTINIYTWEEYKDFKEQIESKLDVTVKYTIGTSSAKMFSAFNSGQDSQYDVVIPNNNYIPKLQQAGLLAPLQKDQVPNFENLYGKFKEFANTQFADGGDIYGVPIRFGWYGVSYDSRKVDDPEKSYSELFSEDHKGSIIMYDNHFKSMSATALSLGYTDAFEGAKVSLSDKQIEKVKEKLIEQKPLLQGYIAADPTYIKSFRQGNHTIGLSGRNEIVEMWANGDDWVDLYVPKEGSLAWFEGAGVSAKSDNKEMAWKVVNEYIGAKTGAELAKVGYSPSCNPNTQENLSGEQNEMFGKVDPSRLEGFIPFKAVENEEKWITAWEDVKTA; via the coding sequence ATGCTCGGACTCGCAGGCTGTGTCGGTGGGCTGACCGGTGGGAGTGGGACGACGACGATCAACATCTACACCTGGGAGGAGTACAAGGACTTCAAGGAGCAGATCGAGAGCAAACTCGACGTCACGGTGAAGTACACCATCGGGACGTCCTCGGCGAAGATGTTCTCGGCGTTCAACTCCGGCCAGGACTCCCAGTACGACGTCGTCATCCCGAACAACAACTACATCCCCAAGCTCCAGCAGGCGGGACTGCTCGCCCCGCTCCAGAAGGACCAGGTCCCGAACTTCGAGAACCTGTACGGGAAGTTCAAGGAGTTCGCCAACACCCAGTTCGCCGACGGTGGGGACATCTACGGCGTCCCCATCCGCTTCGGCTGGTACGGCGTCTCCTACGACAGCCGCAAGGTCGACGACCCCGAGAAGTCCTACTCCGAGCTGTTCAGCGAGGACCACAAGGGGAGCATCATCATGTACGACAACCACTTCAAGTCGATGAGCGCGACGGCGCTCTCGCTCGGGTACACGGACGCCTTCGAGGGCGCGAAGGTGAGCCTCTCGGACAAGCAGATAGAGAAGGTCAAAGAGAAGCTCATCGAACAGAAGCCCCTGCTCCAGGGGTACATCGCGGCGGACCCGACGTACATCAAGTCCTTCCGGCAGGGCAACCACACCATCGGGCTCTCCGGCCGGAACGAGATCGTGGAGATGTGGGCCAACGGCGACGACTGGGTCGACCTCTACGTCCCCAAGGAGGGGTCGCTCGCGTGGTTCGAGGGCGCCGGCGTCTCCGCGAAGTCCGACAACAAGGAGATGGCCTGGAAGGTCGTCAACGAGTACATCGGCGCGAAGACCGGTGCCGAACTCGCGAAGGTCGGCTACTCGCCGAGCTGTAACCCGAACACCCAGGAGAACCTCTCCGGCGAGCAGAACGAGATGTTCGGCAAGGTCGACCCGAGCCGCCTGGAGGGCTTCATCCCGTTCAAGGCCGTCGAGAACGAGGAGAAGTGGATCACCGCCTGGGAGGACGTGAAGACGGCCTGA
- a CDS encoding DUF1059 domain-containing protein: MPYEFRCQKYGCPFVVRRADDEEILAIATRHTAEAHGMAIDRGVVEDTLDVV; the protein is encoded by the coding sequence ATGCCATACGAGTTCCGCTGCCAGAAGTACGGGTGCCCGTTCGTCGTCCGCCGCGCAGACGACGAGGAGATTCTCGCCATCGCCACACGACACACGGCCGAGGCCCACGGGATGGCCATCGACCGCGGGGTCGTCGAGGACACGCTGGACGTGGTCTGA
- a CDS encoding MutS-related protein → MELSAIPGVGEKTADALAQLDDPETALQTGDVATLARAPGISEGRAARIARAAIRTEHDDPGGFLATGRAREVYEAMLDRLRERTVTDYAGKRVATFYPSAAESRIEEVQAFTAEAMAREPDEAVLDALAGVEPLDPPRDVQVRDRCLATTDAERYSKARDAIPELPVEVVEDARGLAELARGYSTVIALDEAFAGIDVEGDVRVEPDALENPSEIVPERVLAFFATNRDRLRAAVEVTRESTLEPAADLATLESALDRLDDAGGIAGDAEVDRLASAIDDLDSAVSMSENVANDQLREAIQEKDVTIEGADLLSLVERGAGVDSLLSRELADEYAAAVDAARGHLVDALDLDTGEAEIARRAFGDEPTYPVEHEEQAISRLREELKAAKERRETRLKRELAADLADQRADAEALVRDALELDVELAIARFARDFDCTMPEFGGEGFAIEAGRSPLLDVPIDAVDPVDYDVEGVALLSGVNSGGKTSTLDLVAAVVVLAHMGLPVPADSVRLQRFADLHYHAKTQGTLDAGAFESTVREFAGLADGGADSLVLVDELESITEPGASAKIIAGILEALHENGATAVFVSHLAGEIREMADYPVTIDGIEAVGLEDGELVVNRSPVKDHLARSTPELIVEKLAGEAETGFYDRLLEKF, encoded by the coding sequence ATGGAACTCTCGGCGATCCCCGGCGTAGGCGAGAAGACGGCGGACGCGCTGGCGCAGCTCGACGACCCCGAGACGGCGCTGCAGACGGGCGACGTCGCGACGCTGGCGCGGGCACCGGGCATCTCGGAGGGTCGTGCCGCCCGTATCGCCCGGGCGGCCATCCGCACGGAACACGACGACCCCGGCGGGTTCCTCGCGACCGGCCGGGCGCGCGAGGTGTACGAGGCGATGCTGGACCGGCTGCGCGAGCGGACCGTCACCGACTACGCGGGCAAGCGGGTCGCGACGTTCTACCCGAGCGCGGCCGAGTCACGCATCGAGGAGGTACAGGCGTTCACCGCGGAGGCGATGGCGCGCGAGCCGGACGAGGCGGTCCTCGACGCGCTCGCCGGCGTGGAACCGCTGGACCCGCCGCGGGACGTGCAGGTCCGGGACCGCTGTCTGGCCACGACCGACGCCGAGCGCTACTCGAAGGCACGGGACGCGATCCCCGAACTCCCGGTCGAGGTGGTCGAGGACGCCCGCGGCCTCGCCGAACTCGCGCGGGGGTACTCGACGGTCATCGCGCTGGACGAGGCGTTCGCCGGCATCGACGTGGAGGGCGACGTGCGGGTCGAGCCCGACGCGCTGGAGAACCCGAGCGAGATCGTCCCCGAGCGCGTGCTGGCGTTCTTCGCGACGAACCGCGACCGGCTCCGGGCCGCGGTCGAGGTGACCCGGGAGTCGACGCTGGAGCCCGCAGCCGACCTCGCGACGCTCGAATCGGCGCTGGACCGGCTGGACGACGCCGGCGGCATCGCGGGCGACGCCGAGGTCGACCGGCTCGCGAGCGCCATCGACGACCTCGACTCGGCCGTCTCGATGTCCGAGAACGTCGCCAACGACCAGTTACGCGAGGCCATCCAGGAGAAGGACGTGACCATCGAGGGCGCGGACCTGCTCTCGCTGGTCGAACGCGGCGCGGGCGTGGACTCGCTGCTGTCGCGCGAACTCGCCGACGAGTACGCGGCGGCGGTCGACGCGGCCCGCGGCCACCTCGTCGACGCCCTCGACCTGGACACGGGCGAGGCCGAGATCGCCCGGCGGGCCTTCGGCGACGAACCGACCTACCCGGTCGAGCACGAGGAGCAGGCCATCTCGCGGCTGCGCGAGGAGCTGAAGGCGGCGAAGGAGCGCCGCGAGACCCGGCTGAAGCGCGAGCTCGCGGCCGACCTCGCCGACCAGCGCGCGGACGCCGAGGCGCTGGTCCGGGACGCACTGGAACTCGACGTGGAACTCGCCATCGCCCGGTTCGCCCGCGACTTCGACTGCACGATGCCCGAGTTCGGCGGCGAGGGGTTCGCCATCGAGGCGGGCCGGTCGCCCCTGCTCGACGTGCCCATCGACGCGGTCGACCCCGTGGACTACGACGTCGAGGGCGTCGCGCTGCTCTCCGGCGTGAACTCCGGGGGGAAGACCTCGACGCTGGACCTCGTGGCGGCCGTGGTCGTCCTCGCGCACATGGGCCTGCCCGTCCCGGCCGACTCGGTCCGACTGCAGCGGTTCGCAGACCTGCACTACCACGCGAAGACCCAGGGGACCCTCGACGCGGGCGCGTTCGAGTCCACGGTCCGGGAGTTCGCCGGGCTGGCCGACGGCGGCGCGGACTCCCTGGTGCTGGTGGACGAACTCGAGTCCATCACGGAGCCCGGGGCGTCCGCGAAGATCATCGCCGGCATCCTCGAGGCGCTGCACGAGAACGGTGCGACCGCGGTGTTCGTCTCCCACCTCGCCGGCGAGATACGCGAGATGGCCGACTACCCGGTGACCATCGACGGCATCGAGGCGGTCGGACTGGAGGACGGCGAACTCGTCGTGAACCGGTCGCCGGTGAAGGACCACCTGGCGCGGTCGACCCCGGAACTCATCGTGGAGAAGCTCGCGGGCGAGGCCGAGACGGGGTTCTACGACCGGCTGCTGGAGAAGTTCTGA
- a CDS encoding ORC1-type DNA replication protein, producing MAGDPPDEGMLSWDESVFRNERVFEIDYVPEAFEHRDSQMQSLQYVLRPAVRGSRPLNAVVRGPPGTGKTTAVQKLFSELKAETNDVRTVRVNCQMNATRYSVFSRLFEGMFDYEPPASGISFKKLFGQVTEKLVEQEEVLVVALDDVNYLFYEGEASDTLYSLLRAHEEHSGARIGVIVVSSDPNLDVMDELDTRVQSVFRPEDIYFPPYDQREIVDILRERIERGFQDGVVSTTVLDDVAAKTAESGDLRVGIDLLRRAGLNAEMRASKTVELEDVEKAYEKSKFVHLSRSLDGLSDSERTLVEVIAELEGEQAGTVYETFHERSGLGYTRYSEIVNKLDDLGIIDTEYADVEGRGRSRELNLAYDADAVLDRL from the coding sequence ATGGCTGGGGACCCTCCGGACGAGGGGATGTTGTCGTGGGACGAATCCGTCTTCCGCAACGAACGGGTCTTCGAGATCGACTACGTCCCCGAGGCGTTCGAACACCGGGATAGCCAGATGCAGAGCCTGCAGTACGTGCTGCGTCCGGCCGTCCGCGGGTCGCGCCCGCTCAACGCCGTCGTCCGGGGCCCACCCGGCACCGGGAAGACCACCGCCGTCCAGAAGCTCTTCTCCGAGCTGAAAGCCGAGACCAACGACGTGCGTACCGTCCGCGTGAACTGTCAGATGAACGCGACGCGGTACTCCGTCTTCTCGCGGCTGTTCGAGGGGATGTTCGACTACGAACCCCCGGCGTCGGGCATCTCGTTCAAGAAACTGTTCGGGCAGGTCACCGAGAAACTGGTCGAGCAGGAGGAGGTGCTCGTGGTCGCGCTCGACGACGTGAACTACCTGTTCTACGAGGGCGAGGCCTCCGATACGCTCTACTCGCTGTTGCGTGCCCACGAGGAGCACTCCGGGGCCCGCATCGGCGTCATCGTCGTCTCCTCGGACCCGAACCTCGACGTGATGGACGAACTCGACACCCGCGTCCAGTCGGTGTTCCGCCCCGAGGACATCTACTTCCCACCGTACGACCAGCGCGAGATCGTCGACATCCTGCGCGAACGCATCGAGCGCGGCTTCCAGGACGGCGTCGTCTCCACGACCGTCCTCGACGACGTGGCCGCCAAGACCGCCGAGAGCGGCGACCTCCGGGTCGGTATCGACCTGCTCCGCCGGGCCGGCCTGAACGCCGAGATGCGCGCCTCGAAGACCGTCGAACTGGAGGACGTCGAGAAGGCCTACGAGAAGTCCAAGTTCGTCCACCTCTCCAGGTCGCTCGACGGCCTGAGTGACTCCGAGCGCACCCTCGTCGAGGTCATCGCCGAGCTGGAGGGCGAGCAGGCCGGGACCGTCTACGAGACCTTCCACGAACGCTCCGGGCTGGGCTACACCCGGTACTCCGAGATCGTCAACAAGCTCGACGACCTCGGCATCATCGACACCGAGTACGCCGACGTCGAGGGCCGCGGGCGCTCGCGCGAACTCAACCTCGCCTACGACGCCGACGCCGTCCTCGACCGGCTGTAG